The Cellulomonas sp. P24 genome contains a region encoding:
- a CDS encoding GNAT family N-acetyltransferase: MRTTRLVTLGDADEIAAMVRANREFLAPWEPARDDDWFTTERQRDGIRALLLEHDRGTCLPHVILDEDGRLVGRITLSGIVRGPFQSGNLGYFVSADANGRGRATAAVGRMVHLAFDELGLHRIQAGTLLHNVRSQGVLRRNGFVPFGVAPAYLRIAGEWQDHVLFQRVAESPSE; the protein is encoded by the coding sequence GTGAGAACCACCCGCCTGGTCACCCTCGGTGACGCCGACGAGATCGCCGCGATGGTGCGGGCCAACCGCGAGTTCCTGGCCCCGTGGGAACCTGCCCGCGACGACGACTGGTTCACGACCGAGCGCCAGCGGGACGGGATCCGGGCCCTCCTGCTGGAGCACGACCGCGGGACGTGCCTGCCGCACGTCATCCTCGACGAGGACGGTCGGCTGGTCGGACGCATCACGCTCAGCGGCATCGTGCGCGGTCCGTTCCAGTCGGGGAACCTCGGCTACTTCGTGAGCGCGGACGCGAACGGCCGCGGTCGTGCGACCGCGGCGGTCGGTCGCATGGTGCACCTGGCGTTCGACGAGCTCGGGCTGCACCGCATCCAGGCCGGCACGTTGCTGCACAACGTCCGGTCGCAGGGGGTGCTCCGCCGCAACGGCTTCGTGCCGTTCGGTGTCGCGCCGGCCTACCTGCGCATCGCCGGCGAGTGGCAGGACCACGTCCTGTTCCAGCGGGTGGCCGAGAGCCCGTCGGAGTGA
- a CDS encoding ABC transporter permease, which produces MTAPAVARRKPTRSTASLRHRLAERGIDLSLLMLVPALVFALVLFVYPFSYGIGLTFQPTAAIQKQWGGGVLSNYLAFFKDPFVLNSVWLTMKLAMPAALFNVLASIPMAFKLRRRFRGKKFLTTLLVLPIALGTVLTAQGLLIFAGRQGWLNRFLIQIGVIDQPLALVNNYLGVFFSLVISGFPFAFLLISSYLSGIDPSIEAAAKTMGAGWAQRFRRVILPLLAPGLATTFILTFVLAFSVFPSARLVGDAMGSTRVMALMAYRAFGEQTDYGMASTIAIMMGLVELVVIAVVLMWRSFLYKGSTGGKG; this is translated from the coding sequence GTGACGGCGCCGGCGGTCGCCCGGCGCAAGCCGACGAGGTCGACCGCGAGTCTGCGGCACCGCCTCGCCGAGCGGGGCATCGACCTCTCCCTGCTCATGCTCGTGCCCGCCCTGGTCTTCGCGCTCGTGCTGTTCGTCTACCCGTTCTCCTACGGGATCGGTCTGACGTTCCAGCCCACCGCGGCGATCCAGAAGCAGTGGGGCGGGGGCGTGCTCTCCAACTACCTGGCCTTCTTCAAGGACCCGTTCGTGCTGAACTCGGTCTGGCTGACGATGAAGCTCGCGATGCCCGCGGCGCTGTTCAACGTCCTGGCGTCGATCCCGATGGCGTTCAAGCTGCGCCGCCGGTTCCGCGGGAAGAAGTTCCTCACGACGCTCCTCGTGCTGCCGATCGCCCTCGGCACCGTGCTGACGGCCCAGGGGCTGCTGATCTTCGCCGGCCGGCAGGGCTGGCTCAACCGGTTCCTCATCCAGATCGGCGTGATCGACCAGCCGCTCGCCCTGGTGAACAACTACCTCGGCGTGTTCTTCTCGCTGGTCATCTCCGGGTTCCCGTTCGCGTTCCTGCTCATCTCGTCGTACCTGTCGGGCATCGACCCGTCGATCGAGGCCGCGGCGAAGACCATGGGAGCCGGCTGGGCGCAGCGCTTCCGACGGGTGATCCTCCCGCTGCTGGCCCCTGGGCTCGCGACGACGTTCATCCTCACGTTCGTGCTCGCGTTCAGCGTCTTCCCGTCGGCCCGGCTCGTCGGTGACGCGATGGGCTCGACCCGCGTGATGGCCCTCATGGCGTATCGCGCGTTCGGGGAGCAGACGGACTACGGGATGGCCTCGACGATCGCGATCATGATGGGGCTCGTCGAGCTGGTCGTCATCGCCGTCGTCCTGATGTGGCGCTCGTTCCTCTACAAGGGATCGACAGGAGGGAAAGGCTGA
- a CDS encoding ABC transporter ATP-binding protein, with protein MTIAASTFESLELVGLGRSFGGVDALVDLNLTVRAGEFIALLGPSGCGKSTALNCLAGLLPLTHGQILIDGKRIDTVAAENRGFGMVFQNYALFPHLTVEKNIAFGLQMRKVPKDELKRRVAEAIALVKLEQHAKKLPGQLSGGQQQRVAIARAVVLEPRLVLMDEPLSNLDAKLRLEMRTEIRRLHQSLGLTTIYVTHDQEEALSMADRLVVLREGRVQQVGTPEQLHNSPENWHVADFMGYRNLIDLDVTAVDGNAVTVADQGFTLRGTAVHTPHVGDKVRAAIRPEDLVVVSPTVPVIGGNTTTATVSVVEYHGREFAVGVTTPGGRGLHVRSDHAPVVGSVVELTADPARVLVFPADLVDPETLSVEERELAEVRR; from the coding sequence ATGACCATCGCTGCCAGCACGTTCGAGTCACTGGAGCTCGTCGGCCTCGGCCGGAGCTTCGGCGGGGTCGACGCCTTGGTGGACCTCAACCTGACGGTCCGGGCGGGCGAGTTCATCGCCCTGCTCGGGCCGTCGGGCTGCGGCAAGTCCACCGCGTTGAACTGCCTCGCCGGGCTGCTCCCCCTCACCCACGGCCAGATCCTCATCGACGGCAAGCGGATCGACACCGTCGCGGCGGAGAACCGCGGGTTCGGCATGGTGTTCCAGAACTATGCGCTCTTCCCGCACCTGACGGTCGAGAAGAACATCGCGTTCGGGCTCCAGATGCGCAAGGTCCCGAAGGACGAGCTCAAGCGGCGCGTCGCCGAGGCGATCGCGCTCGTCAAGCTCGAGCAGCACGCCAAGAAGCTCCCCGGCCAGCTCTCGGGCGGCCAGCAGCAGCGCGTCGCGATCGCGCGTGCCGTCGTCCTCGAGCCACGGCTCGTGCTGATGGACGAGCCGCTGTCGAACCTCGACGCCAAGCTGCGGCTCGAGATGCGCACGGAGATCCGGCGCCTGCACCAGTCGCTCGGGCTGACGACCATCTACGTCACCCACGACCAGGAGGAGGCGCTGTCCATGGCGGACCGCCTCGTCGTCCTGCGCGAGGGGCGCGTCCAGCAGGTCGGCACCCCCGAGCAGCTCCACAACAGCCCGGAGAACTGGCACGTCGCGGACTTCATGGGCTACCGCAACCTGATCGACCTGGACGTCACCGCGGTCGACGGCAACGCCGTGACCGTCGCGGACCAGGGCTTCACGCTGCGCGGGACCGCCGTCCACACCCCCCACGTCGGGGACAAGGTGCGGGCCGCGATCCGCCCGGAGGACCTCGTGGTCGTCTCCCCCACCGTCCCCGTGATCGGCGGCAACACGACGACCGCCACGGTCTCGGTGGTCGAGTACCACGGCCGGGAGTTCGCCGTCGGTGTCACGACACCCGGTGGCCGCGGGCTGCACGTGCGGTCGGACCACGCCCCGGTCGTCGGCTCGGTCGTCGAGCTCACGGCCGACCCGGCCCGCGTCCTCGTGTTCCCCGCAGACCTCGTCGACCCGGAGACGCTCTCGGTCGAGGAACGCGAGCTGGCCGAGGTCCGGAGGTGA
- a CDS encoding ABC transporter permease, translating into MTAQTAPPRTDVPAPTGRAATKAANRVPGERSLAAAPSTWFVWAGTAAFFVFLIGILISVIVDSLGTSWFTNWLPEGFTTTWYASAWDTFGMAHIIGVTLVVALAVIVVSVVVGVPAAYMLARRDFPFKKVVTLLFLLPVLMPPITYGIPLATVMYNLGLGRTLTAVILVNLVPSIPFVIMTMTPFIEQINPAIENAARMSGANMRKVFTKILFPLLVPGVLAASILVLVRTVGMFDLTFLVSGPDSDTLVVAIYRAMTAAGGGQIRQLVSSMAVVYTVTMMVILIVALRYVSPTQLVARVKESRED; encoded by the coding sequence ATGACCGCCCAGACCGCTCCACCGCGGACGGACGTCCCCGCGCCGACCGGCCGGGCCGCGACGAAGGCTGCCAACCGGGTCCCCGGTGAACGCTCGCTCGCCGCAGCACCCTCGACCTGGTTCGTGTGGGCCGGGACGGCCGCGTTCTTCGTCTTCCTGATCGGGATCCTCATCAGCGTGATCGTGGACTCGCTCGGCACGTCCTGGTTCACCAACTGGCTCCCGGAGGGCTTCACCACCACGTGGTACGCGAGCGCGTGGGACACCTTCGGCATGGCGCACATCATCGGGGTCACCCTCGTCGTCGCCCTGGCCGTGATCGTCGTCTCCGTCGTGGTCGGGGTGCCCGCCGCATACATGCTCGCGAGGCGCGACTTCCCGTTCAAGAAGGTCGTGACGTTGCTGTTCCTGCTGCCCGTGCTGATGCCGCCGATCACCTACGGCATCCCGCTGGCCACCGTGATGTACAACCTCGGGCTCGGACGCACGCTCACTGCGGTGATCCTCGTGAACCTGGTCCCGTCGATCCCGTTCGTCATCATGACCATGACGCCGTTCATCGAGCAGATCAACCCGGCGATCGAGAACGCGGCCCGGATGTCCGGGGCGAACATGCGGAAGGTGTTCACCAAGATCCTCTTCCCGCTGCTGGTGCCCGGTGTTCTCGCGGCGTCGATCCTCGTCCTGGTCCGCACGGTCGGGATGTTCGACCTCACGTTCCTGGTGTCCGGCCCCGACTCGGACACGCTCGTCGTGGCGATCTACCGGGCGATGACCGCGGCGGGAGGCGGGCAGATCCGTCAGCTCGTGTCCTCGATGGCCGTCGTCTACACGGTGACGATGATGGTCATCCTCATCGTGGCGCTCCGGTACGTGAGCCCGACCCAGCTCGTCGCGCGGGTCAAGGAGTCCCGGGAGGACTGA
- a CDS encoding AEC family transporter, whose amino-acid sequence MLAVLPWKLPAVVFGPFAMIGEAAAPLALVLFGMSIAVPRADGERTSPRELVLVAVLRSVVSPVLALALGRALGLEPQALLAVVAMAALPTAQNVLVYATQYGRGQPLARDAGMLTTALAVPVMLVIAAALG is encoded by the coding sequence GTGCTCGCCGTCCTCCCGTGGAAGCTGCCGGCGGTCGTGTTCGGTCCGTTCGCCATGATCGGCGAGGCGGCGGCGCCACTCGCGCTGGTGCTGTTCGGCATGTCGATCGCGGTGCCGCGCGCCGACGGCGAGCGCACCAGCCCCCGGGAGCTCGTCCTCGTCGCCGTGCTGCGCAGCGTCGTGAGCCCCGTCCTGGCGCTGGCCCTCGGGCGCGCGCTCGGCCTCGAACCCCAGGCTCTCCTCGCCGTGGTCGCGATGGCGGCGCTCCCGACCGCCCAGAACGTCCTCGTCTACGCCACGCAGTACGGTCGCGGGCAGCCGTTGGCGCGTGACGCGGGGATGCTCACGACGGCACTCGCCGTCCCGGTGATGCTCGTCATCGCCGCAGCGCTCGGGTGA
- a CDS encoding HAD-IIB family hydrolase: MSRAPRLVAFDLDDTLAPSKSPLDPRMADLLVRLLDTVEVCVISGGQFGQFQMQVVERLTEATPAQLARLHLMPTCGTQYFRHSGEAWDQLYAQNLTDDEKARALDAVTTSAKALGLWESETWGPILEDRGSQITFSALGQSAPVSAKTAWDPTGEKKTALREAVAALLPDLEVRSGGSTSVDITRKGIDKAYGMSRLAEMTGIDLQEMLFVGDRLDEVGNDYPVKALGVPCHAVTDWEDTARYLETLIPELAAAARV, from the coding sequence CTGTCCCGCGCACCCCGTCTCGTCGCGTTCGACCTCGACGACACCCTCGCCCCGTCGAAGTCGCCGCTCGACCCGCGCATGGCGGATCTCCTCGTCCGGCTGCTCGACACCGTGGAGGTCTGCGTGATCTCCGGCGGGCAGTTCGGCCAGTTCCAGATGCAGGTCGTCGAGCGCCTGACCGAGGCGACGCCCGCTCAGCTCGCACGGCTGCACCTCATGCCGACGTGCGGCACGCAGTACTTCCGTCACTCCGGCGAGGCCTGGGACCAGCTCTACGCCCAGAACCTCACCGATGACGAGAAGGCGCGTGCGCTCGACGCCGTCACGACGTCGGCGAAGGCCCTCGGCCTGTGGGAGAGCGAGACCTGGGGCCCGATCCTCGAGGACCGCGGCAGCCAGATCACCTTCTCCGCCCTGGGGCAGTCCGCCCCGGTGTCCGCGAAGACCGCCTGGGACCCGACCGGCGAGAAGAAGACCGCGCTGCGCGAGGCCGTCGCCGCGCTGCTGCCGGATCTTGAGGTGCGTTCCGGCGGCTCCACGTCGGTCGACATCACTCGCAAGGGCATCGACAAGGCCTACGGGATGTCGCGCCTCGCCGAGATGACCGGGATCGACCTGCAGGAGATGCTGTTCGTCGGCGACCGGCTGGACGAGGTCGGCAACGACTACCCGGTCAAGGCCCTCGGCGTCCCGTGCCACGCGGTGACCGACTGGGAGGACACCGCGCGCTACCTGGAGACGTTGATCCCGGAGCTCGCCGCCGCCGCCCGCGTCTGA
- a CDS encoding SDR family NAD(P)-dependent oxidoreductase yields the protein MSGATDVIEGRFAGRTAIVTGAGSGIGRATALRLAREGAKVVASDISADRLAELVSENPDLDLVTVTGDISTESAVQELVAAAGGRVDALANVAGIMDAFLPPAEVDDATWDRVLGVNLTAVMRTSRAVIPLMIEAGGGAIVNVSSEAGLRASAAGVAYTASKHAVNGLTKSIAVFYKGKGIRANAVAPGAVATNIEAPFRSAYAAEALGPYFATIPPVANADQLAAAITWLLSDDASNVNGVVMPCDGGWSAI from the coding sequence ATGTCTGGTGCCACGGATGTCATCGAGGGCCGGTTCGCCGGTCGGACCGCGATCGTGACGGGAGCCGGGTCGGGGATCGGCCGCGCGACGGCCCTCCGCCTCGCCCGCGAGGGCGCGAAGGTCGTGGCGAGCGACATCTCCGCCGACCGCCTGGCCGAGCTCGTCTCCGAGAACCCCGACCTGGACCTGGTCACGGTGACCGGCGACATCTCGACCGAGTCCGCGGTGCAGGAGCTCGTCGCCGCCGCCGGTGGTCGGGTGGACGCGCTCGCGAACGTCGCCGGGATCATGGACGCGTTCCTTCCGCCGGCCGAGGTCGACGACGCCACGTGGGACCGCGTGCTCGGGGTGAACCTCACGGCGGTCATGCGGACCTCGCGCGCCGTCATCCCGTTGATGATCGAGGCGGGCGGCGGCGCGATCGTCAACGTGTCCTCGGAGGCAGGCCTGCGCGCGTCCGCCGCCGGTGTCGCGTACACCGCGTCGAAGCACGCGGTGAACGGGCTCACCAAGAGCATCGCCGTGTTCTACAAGGGCAAGGGGATCCGCGCCAACGCGGTCGCCCCCGGCGCGGTCGCGACCAACATCGAGGCGCCGTTCAGGTCCGCCTACGCGGCCGAGGCGCTCGGCCCGTACTTCGCGACCATCCCCCCGGTGGCGAACGCCGACCAGCTCGCCGCCGCGATCACGTGGCTGCTGAGTGACGACGCGAGCAACGTCAACGGTGTCGTCATGCCGTGCGACGGCGGGTGGTCGGCGATCTGA
- a CDS encoding AEC family transporter yields the protein MGAVVTALGTMAAVIGVGWLLGRRGTLGSGARTVLARTCFSVATPSLLLVTVAHADLHALLSRSALVTALSTATVAVVAIVVLAVVWRRPAPDVVIGTLASSYVNAGNLGLPLAVYLLGDAVAVVPSLLFQLLVIAPVAFTVLDGHAGAAAPGNPGARGLRGWCAAPPATRSSSGPSRGWCSPSSRGSCRRSCSVRSP from the coding sequence GTGGGAGCCGTCGTCACCGCCCTCGGCACGATGGCGGCCGTGATCGGTGTCGGGTGGCTGCTGGGGCGCCGCGGCACCCTCGGCAGCGGTGCGCGGACCGTCCTCGCGCGCACGTGCTTCAGCGTCGCAACCCCGAGCCTGCTGCTCGTGACCGTCGCGCACGCCGACCTGCACGCGCTGCTCTCCCGGTCTGCGCTGGTCACCGCACTCAGCACGGCGACGGTGGCCGTCGTCGCGATCGTCGTGCTCGCCGTCGTGTGGCGCCGCCCTGCCCCTGACGTCGTCATCGGCACGCTCGCGTCCTCCTACGTCAACGCCGGGAACCTCGGGCTCCCGCTCGCCGTGTACCTCCTCGGTGACGCCGTCGCGGTGGTGCCGTCGCTGCTGTTCCAGCTCCTGGTCATCGCCCCGGTCGCGTTCACCGTCCTCGACGGGCACGCCGGGGCCGCGGCGCCGGGGAACCCGGGGGCGCGGGGGCTCCGGGGGTGGTGCGCCGCACCTCCGGCAACCCGATCATCGTCGGGTCCGTCACGGGGTTGGTGCTCGCCGTCCTCCCGTGGAAGCTGCCGGCGGTCGTGTTCGGTCCGTTCGCCATGA